One genomic window of Polyangium aurulentum includes the following:
- a CDS encoding M36 family metallopeptidase — MKRSARLATVLVTLLAGSTALADDELPGYNAYADAPPVASGRTLGRARASALGAVTSIDEKRGVPTFFWAPPDAPLAPMGLTVSPDASARFYLEHYASLYGLSRRALATAAPVKVHDVGRGAIVVTFRQRVDGIEVIRNDVKVVMTQGRKLVAIAGNLHAAAAPGMKRGKKFDIRMDAAIAKAFGDLMAVSAPASAFVDTGKKKAGYGYFELKPTPEIAAKGLVLSRPARIKKVLFPLPDALVAGYYIEVWAGNKGEASSEAYAYVIAADDGRLLYRENLTASAAHSYRVWADSAPNLTPLDGPQADYAPHPTGIPDKSEPPYIAPVLITIDGFNTNPQGTFDPWLPAGATESVGNNVDAYVDHLNLNGLGNGAYRATTTAPGEFDRTYDVTKTPWSTQDQVMAAVTQLFYVNNYLHDYWYDSGFNEAAGNAQQSNYGRGGVEGDPLLAQGQDGALLNPPNRNNANMSTPADGSPPRMQMYVYNGPAPRNLIINPGNKSLDTGIASAWGAQTFNVTGDVVIAQDNSTVDQNGGMTGTFTDGCQVLVGNYAGKIVVADRGACPFSQKAQNAQDAGAAGVLIANNVVASNPPALGGTGPTVVLPVMSITQDAGAALKQQIGAGTALTAQMIRNPPTVERDGTIDGGVIAHEWGHFIHHRLTESGSQQSRGQSEGWGDFNALHMLVREGDDPHGVYASGIYTGAYYGDGAYFGTRRFPYTTDAMKNGLTFKHIQKGQALPTGMPTFILAADANEVHNVGEVWCEMMWSSYANLLADSTGGPSPRYTFDQAKRKMADYVVGGMQAAPSDPTFTEQRDGVLAAAIADEPLDFVQLSHGFVTRGAGACAKSPDRYSVELTGVIEDFSDKAEPSLISVEIDDSVLSCDDDGVLDNGEIGLVRIKLRNNGWTPLAGATVTVASTNPSVSFPSGASVTIPSVDALAEAEVGVDIALADSVVAMQDLDLKVEVDAPNACTATLTEETMRRGHFDDVPASSSTDAFESNIVTWTATSASGPSDLWRRILPSTSSSNHVFHGDDVSGVHDERLTSPALTVGNGNLSLTFKHRHQFEQDATSNWDGSVIELSEDGGQTWNDIGQYGNPGYGGIIGDPDASNPLLGRDGFVGENAGWPNMETVTVDLGNGLAGKTIQIRFRIGMDEATGASGWDIDDVELQGLADTPFSTIVDDQGICNNPPIADAGADQVVSSGATVTLDASNSSDPDGDSLTFEWTQVGGPSVSLDTTTSSTPTFVAPDVMADTTLTFEVKVSDGLASAVDTVEVIVQSVVGQGGAGGGVGGAGGGVGGAGGGVGGAGGGVGGAGGGVGGAGGGVGGAGGGVGGAGGGVGGAGGGVGGAGGGVGGAGGGVGGAGGAGGGVGGSAGSDDGLSLEGGCNCSVPGNETPAPMRDAGGSLLALAAALLLRRRRNGKA; from the coding sequence ATGAAGCGCTCTGCACGATTGGCCACGGTCCTCGTCACTTTGCTCGCAGGCTCCACGGCGCTCGCCGACGACGAGCTGCCGGGCTACAACGCTTATGCCGACGCGCCGCCCGTCGCGAGCGGGCGCACCCTCGGGCGGGCCCGCGCGAGCGCGCTGGGCGCGGTCACGAGCATCGATGAAAAGCGCGGCGTGCCCACGTTCTTCTGGGCCCCGCCGGATGCGCCGCTGGCGCCGATGGGGCTCACGGTCTCGCCGGACGCGTCGGCGCGCTTCTACCTCGAGCATTACGCGTCGCTCTATGGTTTGTCGCGCCGAGCGCTCGCGACGGCCGCGCCGGTCAAGGTGCACGACGTGGGGCGGGGCGCGATCGTGGTGACGTTCCGCCAGCGCGTCGATGGGATCGAGGTGATCCGCAATGACGTGAAGGTCGTGATGACGCAAGGCCGCAAGCTCGTGGCGATTGCGGGCAACCTGCACGCGGCGGCGGCGCCGGGGATGAAGCGCGGCAAGAAGTTCGACATCCGGATGGACGCGGCGATCGCGAAGGCATTCGGCGATTTGATGGCCGTGTCGGCGCCGGCGTCGGCGTTCGTGGACACGGGCAAGAAGAAGGCGGGTTACGGCTATTTCGAGCTGAAGCCCACGCCCGAGATCGCGGCGAAGGGCCTCGTGCTCTCGCGGCCGGCGCGCATCAAGAAGGTCCTCTTCCCGCTGCCGGACGCGCTCGTCGCGGGCTATTACATCGAGGTCTGGGCGGGGAACAAGGGCGAGGCCTCTTCCGAGGCGTATGCTTACGTGATCGCGGCGGACGACGGGCGGCTGTTGTACCGCGAGAACCTCACGGCGTCGGCCGCGCACAGCTATCGCGTCTGGGCCGACAGCGCGCCGAACCTCACGCCGCTCGACGGGCCGCAGGCCGATTACGCGCCCCACCCGACGGGCATCCCGGACAAGTCCGAGCCTCCGTACATTGCGCCGGTCTTGATCACGATCGACGGCTTCAACACGAACCCGCAGGGCACGTTCGATCCCTGGCTACCCGCGGGCGCGACCGAGTCGGTCGGCAACAACGTCGACGCTTACGTCGATCATTTGAATCTGAATGGGCTGGGAAACGGCGCTTACCGCGCGACCACCACGGCGCCGGGCGAGTTCGACAGGACGTACGACGTGACCAAGACGCCCTGGTCGACGCAGGACCAGGTGATGGCCGCGGTCACGCAGCTCTTTTACGTCAACAACTACCTGCACGATTACTGGTACGATTCGGGCTTCAACGAGGCCGCCGGCAACGCGCAGCAGAGCAATTATGGCCGCGGCGGCGTCGAGGGGGACCCGCTCCTGGCGCAGGGGCAGGACGGCGCGCTCTTGAACCCGCCCAACCGCAACAACGCGAACATGAGCACGCCGGCCGACGGCTCGCCGCCGCGCATGCAGATGTACGTGTACAATGGCCCCGCGCCCCGGAATCTCATCATCAATCCGGGGAACAAGAGCCTCGATACGGGCATCGCGTCTGCGTGGGGCGCGCAGACGTTCAACGTGACGGGCGACGTCGTGATTGCGCAGGACAACTCGACCGTCGATCAGAATGGCGGCATGACGGGCACGTTCACCGACGGCTGCCAGGTGCTCGTCGGCAATTACGCGGGCAAGATCGTGGTCGCCGATCGCGGCGCCTGCCCCTTCTCCCAGAAAGCGCAGAATGCGCAGGACGCGGGCGCGGCGGGCGTGCTCATCGCCAACAACGTGGTGGCGTCGAACCCGCCGGCGCTCGGCGGCACGGGCCCCACGGTCGTCCTGCCGGTCATGTCCATCACGCAGGACGCGGGCGCGGCGCTCAAGCAGCAGATCGGGGCGGGGACCGCCCTGACGGCGCAGATGATTCGCAATCCGCCGACGGTCGAGCGTGACGGCACCATCGACGGCGGCGTCATCGCGCACGAGTGGGGGCATTTCATCCACCACCGCCTGACCGAGAGCGGCTCGCAGCAGTCGCGCGGCCAGAGCGAGGGCTGGGGCGATTTCAACGCGCTGCACATGCTGGTGCGCGAGGGCGACGATCCGCACGGCGTCTATGCGTCGGGCATCTACACCGGCGCTTATTATGGCGACGGCGCGTACTTCGGCACCCGGCGCTTTCCGTACACGACCGATGCCATGAAGAATGGGCTCACGTTCAAGCACATCCAGAAGGGCCAGGCGCTCCCGACGGGCATGCCCACCTTCATTCTCGCCGCCGACGCCAACGAGGTGCACAACGTGGGCGAGGTCTGGTGCGAGATGATGTGGTCGTCCTACGCGAACCTGCTCGCGGACAGCACGGGCGGCCCGAGCCCGCGCTACACGTTCGACCAGGCGAAGCGCAAGATGGCCGATTATGTCGTCGGGGGCATGCAGGCTGCGCCAAGCGATCCGACGTTCACCGAGCAGCGCGACGGCGTGCTCGCGGCGGCGATCGCGGACGAGCCGCTCGATTTCGTGCAGCTCTCCCATGGCTTCGTGACGCGCGGCGCGGGCGCATGCGCGAAATCGCCGGATCGCTACTCGGTCGAGCTCACCGGCGTGATCGAGGATTTCAGCGACAAGGCCGAGCCGTCGCTCATCTCCGTCGAGATCGACGACAGCGTGCTCTCCTGCGACGACGATGGCGTGCTCGACAATGGCGAGATTGGCCTCGTGCGCATCAAGCTCCGCAACAACGGCTGGACGCCGCTGGCGGGCGCGACCGTGACGGTGGCTTCGACGAACCCGAGCGTATCGTTCCCGAGTGGTGCGAGCGTGACGATCCCGTCGGTCGATGCGCTGGCGGAGGCGGAGGTGGGCGTCGACATCGCGCTCGCGGATTCGGTGGTGGCGATGCAGGACCTCGACTTGAAGGTCGAGGTCGATGCGCCGAACGCCTGCACGGCCACGCTCACCGAGGAGACCATGCGCCGGGGCCATTTCGACGACGTGCCGGCGTCGTCCTCGACCGACGCGTTCGAGAGCAACATCGTCACCTGGACGGCGACGAGCGCGTCGGGGCCGAGCGATCTCTGGCGGCGCATCCTGCCGTCGACGAGCTCGTCGAATCACGTCTTCCACGGCGACGATGTCAGCGGCGTTCACGACGAGCGTCTCACGTCGCCCGCGCTCACGGTGGGCAACGGCAACCTGTCGCTCACGTTCAAGCACCGGCACCAGTTCGAGCAGGACGCGACGTCGAACTGGGACGGCTCCGTGATCGAGCTGAGCGAGGACGGCGGCCAGACCTGGAACGACATCGGCCAGTATGGCAATCCGGGTTATGGCGGCATCATCGGCGATCCGGACGCGAGCAATCCGCTGCTCGGCAGGGACGGTTTCGTCGGTGAGAATGCGGGCTGGCCGAACATGGAGACCGTGACGGTGGATCTCGGCAATGGCCTGGCGGGCAAGACGATCCAGATTCGCTTCCGCATTGGCATGGACGAGGCGACGGGCGCGAGTGGCTGGGATATCGACGACGTCGAGCTGCAGGGCCTTGCGGACACGCCGTTCTCGACCATCGTGGACGATCAGGGGATCTGCAACAACCCGCCGATCGCCGATGCGGGCGCGGATCAGGTGGTGTCGAGCGGCGCGACGGTGACGCTCGACGCGTCGAACAGCTCGGATCCGGATGGCGATTCGCTGACCTTCGAATGGACGCAGGTTGGCGGGCCGAGCGTGTCGCTCGACACGACCACGAGCAGCACCCCGACGTTTGTCGCGCCGGACGTGATGGCTGATACGACGCTGACGTTCGAGGTGAAGGTGAGCGACGGGTTGGCCTCGGCGGTGGATACGGTCGAGGTGATCGTGCAATCGGTGGTGGGACAGGGCGGCGCTGGCGGCGGCGTTGGCGGCGCTGGCGGCGGCGTCGGCGGTGCTGGTGGCGGCGTTGGCGGTGCTGGCGGCGGCGTCGGCGGCGCTGGTGGCGGCGTCGGCGGTGCTGGCGGCGGCGTCGGCGGTGCTGGCGGCGGCGTCGGCGGTGCTGGCGGCGGCGTCGGCGGCGCTGGTGGCGGCGTCGGCGGCGCTGGTGGCGGCGTCGGCGGTGCTGGTGGCGGCGTCGGCGGTGCTGGTGGCGCTGGCGGCGGTGTCGGCGGTTCGGCCGGTAGCGACGATGGTCTCAGCCTCGAAGGCGGCTGCAATTGCTCGGTGCCGGGCAATGAGACGCCCGCTCCGATGCGCGACGCGGGCGGTTCGCTCCTGGCCCTCGCGGCGGCGCTCCTGCTGCGGCGGCGCCGGAACGGCAAGGCCTGA
- a CDS encoding M36 family metallopeptidase, which yields MKRTARLATVLLTLLAGSTALADDELPNYNALEDAKPAVLAFGRARPSALGAVTSIDEKRGVPTFFWAPPDAPKAPMALTVSPDASARFYLEHYASLYGTTRRTLATAVPVKVHDSGNGAIVVTFRQHVDGIEVIHNDVKVVMKQNRDLVAIAGNLHASAAAGMKRGKQFKIRPDAAIAKAFGDLLAVKAPASAFVSTGKKQGSYGHYHLVPTPELAAEGVSLSRPVRVKKVLFPMPDALVAGYYIEVWAGRGDEASSEAFAYVIAADDGRLLLRQNLTASHSYRVWSEGAPKYVPTMGPQADYIPHPTGNSDNSSPAYVAPVMITVDGFNTNPQGTFDPWLASDATETKGNNVDAYVDHLLPDGIGGGDYRADVTAPGEFDRTYDVTQLPWASTNQVKAAITQLFYVNNFLHDYWYDSGFNEAAGNAQLSNFGRGGLENDPLQAQAQDGALLTPVPNRNNANMSTPQDGSPPRMQMYVWNGPSKNSLTVNPGNLTIPTNRAWWGASVFNVTADLMLAQDNSVAIPGGGMTGLVTDGCQPLIGNYAGKIVVADGSACQYTVQAKNAQNAGALGIIIVYSLPGVAPPMGGSDATVTIPALSTSQADGAILKAQMQAGTVTGTMVRLAAEVERDGTIDNGIIAHEWGHYLHHRLVSVASRQPRSQSEGWGDFTALHMLVNENDDLDGTFSASVYVGAVYTDSAYFGIRRFPYSTDFTKNALTFKHIQKGEPLPAASSPFILALDANEVHNAGEIWAQMMFEGYVNLIKDSTGGASPRYTFDQAKRKMADYVVAGMQAAPTDPTYTEQRDGVLAAAVASEPLDFVQMAQGFATRGAGICAKSPARTSADMTGVVEDFSARAEPSIISVEVDDSVLSCDDDGVLDNGEIGKVRVKVRNLGWSPLAGATATVVSTNPNVSFPNGASVTVPSVDALAAGEASIDIALADAVTQILDFDLKVEINAQNTCTATISEEGLHRGHYDDVAASSSVDAFESSIVTWTATSASGPSDAWRRLAPSKASTNHIFHGDDLTGIHDERLTSPALTVGNGGLVLTFKHRHEFEQDATSNWDGSVIELSEDGGQTWNDISQYGNPGYGGSIGDPAAGNPLLGRDGYVGQNAAWPDMETVTVDLGNGLAGKTIQIRFRIGTDEAVGANGWDIDDVELQGLADTPFSSIVDDVGVCNDAPIADAGPDQVVPSGTNVLLDGSNSSDPNGDSLTFEWTQVAGPGVSLDTPSSQSTSFVAPDVAADTTLTFQVAVSDGQASSMDTVDVLVQSAVGGGGAGGGVGGAGGGVGGAGGGVGGAGGGVGGTGGGVGGAGGGIGGAGGAGGGVGGAGGGVGGAGGGVGGAGGGVGGAGGGVGGAGGGVGGAGGGIGGSAGSDDGLSLEGGCNCSVPGDEAPVPMRDAGGSLLALAAGLLLRRRRNGKG from the coding sequence ATGAAGCGCACTGCACGATTGGCCACGGTCCTGTTGACCTTGCTGGCAGGATCCACGGCCCTCGCGGACGACGAGCTGCCGAACTACAACGCCCTGGAAGACGCGAAGCCGGCCGTGCTCGCGTTCGGACGAGCCCGCCCGAGCGCGCTCGGCGCGGTGACGAGCATCGATGAAAAACGCGGCGTGCCCACGTTCTTCTGGGCCCCGCCCGATGCCCCCAAGGCGCCGATGGCCCTCACGGTGTCGCCGGATGCGTCGGCGCGCTTCTACCTCGAGCATTACGCGTCGCTTTACGGCACGACGCGCCGCACGCTCGCCACGGCCGTGCCGGTCAAGGTGCACGACTCGGGCAACGGCGCGATCGTCGTGACCTTCCGCCAGCACGTCGACGGGATCGAGGTGATCCATAACGACGTGAAGGTGGTGATGAAGCAAAACCGCGATCTCGTGGCGATCGCGGGCAACCTGCACGCCTCGGCAGCGGCGGGCATGAAGCGCGGCAAGCAGTTCAAGATCCGGCCTGACGCGGCGATTGCGAAGGCATTCGGCGATCTGTTGGCCGTGAAGGCGCCCGCGTCGGCGTTCGTGAGCACCGGCAAGAAGCAGGGCAGCTACGGCCATTATCATCTGGTGCCGACGCCCGAGCTCGCGGCCGAGGGCGTTTCGCTCTCGCGGCCCGTGCGCGTGAAGAAGGTGCTCTTCCCGATGCCCGACGCGCTGGTGGCGGGCTATTACATCGAGGTCTGGGCGGGGCGCGGGGACGAGGCGTCCTCGGAGGCGTTCGCCTACGTGATCGCGGCGGACGACGGGCGGCTGCTTTTGCGGCAGAATCTCACCGCTTCGCATTCGTACCGCGTCTGGTCGGAGGGGGCGCCGAAGTACGTCCCGACGATGGGGCCGCAGGCCGATTACATCCCGCACCCGACTGGCAATTCCGACAATTCGTCGCCGGCGTACGTCGCCCCGGTGATGATCACGGTCGACGGGTTCAACACGAACCCGCAGGGCACCTTCGATCCCTGGCTCGCGTCCGACGCGACCGAGACGAAGGGCAACAACGTCGACGCGTACGTCGATCATCTCCTTCCCGACGGGATCGGCGGCGGCGATTATCGCGCCGACGTCACCGCGCCGGGCGAGTTCGATCGGACGTACGACGTGACCCAGTTGCCCTGGGCGAGCACGAATCAGGTGAAGGCGGCGATCACGCAGCTCTTCTACGTCAACAATTTCCTGCACGATTACTGGTACGACTCGGGCTTCAACGAGGCGGCGGGCAACGCGCAGCTCAGCAATTTCGGCCGCGGCGGCCTCGAGAACGACCCGCTGCAAGCGCAGGCGCAGGACGGCGCGCTTCTGACGCCGGTGCCGAACCGCAACAATGCGAACATGAGCACGCCCCAGGACGGCTCCCCGCCGCGCATGCAGATGTACGTGTGGAACGGGCCGTCGAAGAATTCCCTGACCGTCAACCCGGGCAACCTGACGATCCCCACGAACAGGGCCTGGTGGGGCGCGTCGGTCTTCAATGTGACGGCCGACCTCATGCTCGCGCAGGACAACTCGGTGGCCATTCCGGGCGGCGGCATGACCGGCCTCGTCACCGATGGCTGCCAGCCCCTCATCGGCAATTACGCCGGCAAGATCGTGGTGGCCGATGGCAGCGCTTGCCAGTACACGGTGCAGGCGAAGAACGCGCAGAACGCGGGCGCGCTGGGCATCATCATCGTATACAGCTTGCCTGGCGTCGCGCCCCCGATGGGCGGCTCCGACGCTACCGTGACCATTCCGGCGCTCTCCACCTCGCAGGCCGATGGCGCCATCCTCAAGGCGCAGATGCAGGCCGGGACGGTGACGGGGACCATGGTCCGCCTGGCGGCGGAGGTCGAGCGCGACGGCACGATCGACAATGGAATCATCGCCCACGAGTGGGGGCATTACCTCCATCACCGCCTGGTCAGCGTCGCGTCGCGGCAGCCGCGCAGCCAGAGCGAGGGTTGGGGCGATTTCACCGCGCTCCACATGCTCGTGAACGAGAACGACGACCTCGACGGCACGTTCTCGGCCTCCGTGTACGTGGGCGCGGTGTACACCGACAGCGCATACTTCGGCATTCGCCGCTTCCCCTACTCGACCGATTTCACGAAGAACGCGCTCACGTTCAAGCACATCCAGAAGGGCGAGCCGCTTCCGGCGGCCTCGTCCCCCTTCATCCTCGCGCTCGACGCCAACGAGGTCCACAACGCGGGCGAGATCTGGGCGCAGATGATGTTCGAAGGGTACGTGAACCTCATCAAGGACAGCACGGGCGGCGCGAGCCCGCGCTACACGTTCGACCAGGCGAAGCGCAAGATGGCCGATTACGTCGTCGCGGGCATGCAAGCCGCGCCGACCGATCCGACGTACACCGAGCAACGCGACGGCGTCCTCGCGGCGGCGGTGGCGTCCGAGCCGCTCGACTTCGTGCAGATGGCCCAGGGGTTCGCCACGCGCGGCGCGGGTATCTGCGCAAAATCGCCCGCCCGCACCTCGGCCGACATGACCGGCGTGGTCGAGGATTTCAGCGCGAGGGCCGAGCCGTCGATCATCTCCGTCGAGGTCGACGACAGCGTGCTGTCCTGCGACGACGATGGCGTGCTCGACAATGGCGAGATCGGCAAGGTGCGGGTGAAGGTCCGCAACCTCGGCTGGTCGCCGCTGGCGGGCGCGACGGCGACGGTGGTTTCGACGAACCCGAACGTCTCGTTCCCGAATGGGGCGAGCGTGACGGTCCCGTCGGTCGATGCGCTGGCGGCGGGGGAGGCGAGCATCGACATTGCGCTCGCGGACGCGGTGACGCAGATCCTGGATTTCGACCTGAAGGTCGAGATCAATGCGCAGAACACCTGCACGGCCACGATCTCCGAGGAGGGCCTGCACAGGGGCCATTACGACGACGTGGCGGCTTCGTCGTCGGTCGACGCGTTCGAGAGCAGCATCGTCACGTGGACGGCGACGAGCGCGTCGGGGCCGAGCGATGCGTGGCGGCGGCTCGCGCCGTCGAAGGCTTCGACGAACCATATTTTCCACGGCGATGACCTCACCGGCATCCACGACGAGCGGCTCACGTCTCCCGCGCTCACCGTGGGCAATGGTGGCCTCGTGCTCACGTTCAAGCACCGGCACGAGTTCGAGCAGGACGCGACGTCGAACTGGGACGGCTCCGTGATCGAGCTGAGCGAGGACGGCGGCCAGACCTGGAACGACATCAGCCAGTATGGCAATCCGGGTTATGGCGGCTCCATTGGCGATCCGGCGGCGGGCAACCCGCTGCTCGGTCGTGACGGGTACGTCGGGCAAAACGCCGCGTGGCCGGACATGGAGACGGTGACGGTGGACCTCGGCAATGGGCTTGCGGGCAAGACGATCCAGATTCGCTTCCGCATCGGCACGGACGAGGCGGTGGGCGCGAATGGATGGGATATCGACGATGTCGAACTGCAGGGCCTCGCGGACACGCCGTTCTCGAGCATCGTCGACGACGTGGGCGTCTGCAACGACGCGCCGATCGCCGACGCGGGCCCGGACCAGGTGGTGCCGAGCGGCACGAACGTGCTGCTCGACGGATCGAACAGCTCGGATCCGAATGGCGATTCGCTGACCTTCGAATGGACGCAGGTGGCTGGGCCGGGCGTGTCGCTCGACACGCCGTCGAGCCAATCGACCTCGTTCGTCGCTCCGGACGTGGCGGCTGATACGACGCTGACGTTCCAGGTGGCGGTGAGCGACGGGCAGGCGTCGTCCATGGATACGGTCGACGTGCTCGTGCAATCGGCGGTGGGAGGGGGCGGCGCAGGCGGCGGCGTCGGCGGCGCAGGTGGCGGCGTCGGCGGCGCAGGTGGCGGCGTTGGCGGCGCAGGTGGCGGCGTCGGCGGTACTGGCGGCGGCGTCGGCGGTGCTGGTGGCGGCATTGGCGGCGCAGGTGGCGCAGGTGGCGGCGTTGGCGGTGCAGGTGGCGGCGTTGGCGGTGCAGGCGGCGGCGTCGGCGGCGCAGGCGGCGGCGTCGGCGGTGCAGGCGGCGGCGTTGGCGGTGCAGGCGGCGGCGTTGGCGGTGCAGGCGGCGGCATTGGCGGTTCGGCGGGTAGCGACGATGGTCTCAGCCTCGAAGGCGGCTGCAATTGCTCGGTGCCGGGCGATGAGGCGCCCGTCCCGATGCGCGACGCAGGTGGCTCGCTCCTGGCCCTCGCGGCGGGGCTCCTGCTGCGGCGGCGCCGGAACGGCAAGGGCTGA